Below is a window of Podospora pseudocomata strain CBS 415.72m chromosome 1 map unlocalized CBS415.72m_1.2, whole genome shotgun sequence DNA.
GTGAAGATGCAATGGCGAGTCGGGGTTCATCGCCTCTGCCAGGAGCGGCAGGATCAGTGGTTGATATCGCTGCGAGTCGGCCCGCATCGACATGACGAGAGCTGTCATGATGGCAAGCACCGACTGCTTGATCATGTACTCTTCACTTCCGACCGACTCCCACAACTTGGGGAGTGTCATCATGATGGTGTCTCCAAACTGCGAGACATGTTCCTCCATCCTGCTGACGATCAACCTGATCGTGTCCAAAACCGCCAGTTTTGTCTCGTCGCTCTCTACCGTTGAGAGCAAGCCGATCAAAAGCTCGAAGAAATCCGGCGCATATTGCAGGAAGGGTTCAGACTTGAACTCAAAGTCATCGGCAATATACTTGAACTGACGCGCAGCCGTAATGCGCACCACCTCATCATTGTGATCGTCAGCTGGGTTCAGCAAGTGGCGATAGATCTCAAACACCACTTTTCTGTTCGCTTCGGAAATCTTGATGGTGATCCACTGGCTTAGCAAAATAGCAATCCGGCGGCGGAGCACCTTGGCCATCGTGTCCTGTACCTGAGCATCCTTGACGAGCGTTGTGGTCAGGAAGCGATCAAAGTCAAAGTTGTGGTGCACAACGGCAGCAGCGCACCCAAGAGCACAGTAAGCGGCCTCTTTCGTGACAATGTCCATGTCGACTTTGGTGGCGAGCTCACAATAGCTGAGAAGCGGCTGACCCAACTCCCTATAGTGTGTCAACAGGTCTATCAGCAACCTCTCAGCGCATGGGCGGATAGCCCACTCGTAGGCCTGGCCCTCTGTGCGTTCCTGagcttcccattcctccgGGCTCTCTTCCCAGGCATCGAGATCTGACTTGCGGAAGATAAACAGCTTGCTGATGATTACCTGAACAATATCCAGAAGCAAGTCCCTGTTCAGCAATTCGACCTTGATAACGTGAATTGCTTGTGTTTCCAGCTCCTTCATTTCTGGGGTCTGGAACTTGAACGTCTGAGCCGGTCGGTAGGCGATCCCAATACAACTCCTCAGCAACAAGAGTCCCTTGAGAGCCAACTTTTCCGCCAACGGCCCCTCATGCTTGGTATTCCCTGTTGTGCTCTCTGTCTGCTTGATCCCACCAGACTTCTCAAACACCTGCGAGAAGTCCTTCACAAGATTCCAATAGGCTCTAACTAACGGAATCGAGTTTGGAAGAATCGGGAAGCTGCAGGGATGCAAGTTCGCCATATCGATGTGTAGTTTGGTAAACTGGATGAGATGCTTGCCGACGAGATCTTGGTACGGTATCGGGATCCACGATTCGTGACTGACACCGTGGAGGAATTGATCGAACTGTGTCTGTGATAGAGACCACAGCCCCTGAACCATGTTGTCCTTGTGCGGCTCCTTGTATCCAACTGTGACCAACCGCCTCAAGATCTTGAGTGCTATCAAGCTGTTTTGCATGGCATAGTCggcgtcatcctcgtctcccCGTCCTTTCATGAGGAACTCCTGCCAATAAGCCGTCTTCTCGGTGTAAATCTCTCCCAAAAGCTGGACCAGGTCCGGTGTGACCTTCTGAAGAGCGGTCTGTGACCTCGCCAACCGCGCCGTGCTGAGCTCTTTGACTATCCGGAGCATAACCAACAGGGAACCGCCGAGGTGCATGGGGTTCCCACCCCGGGCCGTTCGGGTAACGTTGATGATATTGGCGATGGCATCGGGCCAGCTATCGGGGTAATCTATCCTCACGATCTTGGCGGTAACCAGGGCGTTGTGCAGTGCGAGCTGTctgtcctcctcgtccaccgAACCTTGCAGAAGCCGAGAGCGTATGAGCtctttttgtggtggtggaatggCATGTTTCGCTCTGGGTCGCCAATACTTGTCGATGCCGTTTTTGAGCACGATGATGGCGAGCCATCGAACCTCTCTTCGTAGTGACTTGTCGAGGAATATGGTCTGTTGTCAAACAAGTCCGTCAGCAACTGCAAAGTAGATTTGTGAGGAACAGCAAGTTCCCTCCACCTACCTGAAGAGTAACATAGTAGTCTGGATGCGACTCCCAAGCCTGTATCTGCTGGCCAGCAGACTGTCTCTGGGCTTGgtcggtggagatggatgcaGCTTCGAGGGTTCTGCAGAGCTCGACGGGTGTGAAGGGCGTAGCTTCGCCCGGGACTTCGATCGCGAAACTCATCGTTCTTCTGGTCTGCTCGATCGTTGATATGTTTTGCGATTTTGGAATCGAAGAGAACCGTTCAAGGTGCCTGGGCAGGTCGAAgcttggtgggggtggacAGCCTAAAGATAGGTAGCGGGGCATAAAATCAAGTGGAGCTGTTCCGACAGGGGGGTCCTTCAACGTCGTCAGGGCAGACAGGGGTATTTGTGTTCATAAACCTTTTAATGACAATCAAAGCTTCCTGAAATCAGTCGAAAGGATTAGACCATCTCTATCAACCATCCTTCAATGCCCATCTCAGTGATCTTTGGTTTTGTTTCTCTGCCACTGCTTATCACTCAGAACCCCAAAATGACTGGATACCGAACACGGCCTCCCTTCGGCTGACACGAACACCAAAAGCTGCTTGTTTATTATTTgtccttccttccctcccccctcattgataccacaccatcacccccccctttACTCCCTCGACTGGACAGTCAGACCCAAGAAGTAGCACAAGAAACAAAGCTGTGAGAGCGTTCCACAAAGCCGATCGGCCATTGCCGAAAGTATCATGCTCTCGAAGTCTTCTTTCTCCCAGTCTGAgacagagagaaaagagaaacagGACCCGACCCGACAGACAGCTGCCTGCCGAGACCACCACACACGACAGATGTACGTTTATTTGTCACACAATGCAATCCCCGCAAAAGATCCCTCGTCCTCATAAAACTTCCTGCGCCCAGTTCCATCCATGTTGAAGCGGTACACCGCTCCACCCCTGTATCGTGTGTGTTATCAAAGCGGTCAGCTTGCTGAACGGCCAGTGAGGTCATGAGAGAATGGGAGAGAAGGTTGACTCACAAGTCTGTAGCGTATATGTGTCGATTCTTCCTGTCAAGAGTGATGCCGATAGCCTCGTGCAGGTTTCTGGCTAGGATCTTGTGGTCGGTATACTGGCCATCAGGGCCCCTTTCAGCCCTGTTCAAGCTGTTGCCACGAGGAAGCTCCCCTCTGTCAGTCCAGTACATGAACTTGCCTTCCTCATCGATCTCGATATCGATAGGCTCCGGCAGGCCCCGGAACAGACATTCGATGTCGGTCCTCGTAGAAGCATCATGCCCAGGAGGTGTATGTATGTTCGCCCTGAAAATGCGCCCTTTGGATCCCTTGGACGGACCCTTTTGCGTCCAGTAAAACTTCCCTTCCAATGGGGCAAGCCCGAGGCCCACGCACCACTTCGTCTGGTCGTCAAAGCCAGTCGCCCAGTCCCCGTTGCGGATGAGGACTTCCAGTCCAGAGCCATCAATGTTACATCGGAAGACGCGCATGCCTTCGCGGTCGGAAAAGTACATCTTGGAGCAGTCGTCGTCAACAGCAATCTGCTTGGGCGTGTGTACCGTGCcggaggggatgatgacCTTGATGTCGCTACCGTCCAAGTTGCACGACATGATGCTGCCGTCGTTTTTGTTAGGCACACCCATGTTGCCCCAGATAATTTTACCTTCTGATGGGCAGAGAGCGATCCCGTCTGGCATGGGCTGGTGGTCCACTATGGTGCGGAGAGGGGTTTGGCCATCCGCGCTGCCCACGAGGATACGGCCACGTTGGTACACCTCCTCTGGCGCGTTGTTGAGGCCAAGGTCGAGGATGTACAAGGTCGGAGCGTGCAGGTTGTCGTAGGGAGTTTGCTGTTGGCCAGCAGTCTTGGTGGTATAACCTGGTGGGTACAGACCGCCCTTGCTGCACTTGGCCCCGAGCCTGCCCTCCTGGATGTACTTTTGGAGGAAGGCTATGACGCCTGGGTCGTGGAGATTCCGCTCCTGGATGTAGTGCTGCTCGATGAGTGACACAGTGTCCAAGCCTACTGAGTCCATCAGCTCGCATGGGGGAACACCGGTCTTGACAAACATCTCATTCCACACCATGTCGAGCTCTGCTGGTGAGGCTACCCCCTCGGATAGCACCATCAAACATTCTCGTTTGATAGCGGCCCAGACGCGGTTGAGAAGAAAGCCCGTAGACTCTCGGTGTGCCATGACTGGAAGCATGCCAGACCGTTTGAGGTGCTCTTcgagaaaaggaaaaatgTCCTCGTGCGTTGATCCGCTGGTCATGAGCTCGACAACGCGTATGTCGGGCGGGATGTAGTAATGCATATTCAGCATGCGCTTGGCCGTGTCAGGCTTCACTTTGGCCGCAATCTCCCGCGACTTGTAGGACGACGAGTTGGTTCCCAGTATCGTATCGGGTCGGACAACCTTTTCGAGGTCGGCAAAGGCGTTCATCTTTAGGTCGAGCTTCTCAGGCACGCATTCGATAACCAGCCACGAGTCCTCCACGGCAGGCTTCAGGTCCTGGAAACCATGAACGGAAATCTTGTCGGGGCTGACGGTGGGCTTGTACCTCCACATCTCGTTTTTGATGTACTGTAGAGCTCCATTGGTTTGCTGCGTGTCGGGATCGCGAATGTTGACCTTGTATCCGGCAGAGGCCCAGCAGGCTCCTATCCGGCGGCCTAGCACACCAGCTCCCAGGATGCCGACAGATCTGTTGATCGCCGTGGGGAGTTTCCACTTCGTCATGGTGGCCTCTTCAGTATCGGTTGCCATgaacccaccaccagcaagagaAGATAAGAAGTTGTATGTATTGATCCTGAAGATGATCTGGACAGCACAGCTCAAGACATCTCCCAAaccccttttctcccaccTAGCTTACCAGTTCTGGTCCAAACTCTAACGTACCTATTTTCAACGGAGACCATCCCGGTGCTCTTCCATGTCATACTGGTATGCCTATGCAGCTGCATTGCTCGGCCATTGCGTCAGCAACGGAGCAGAACATTGGTACAGACCGAGTCATGGGTGAAAAGGGATAGCATCACGGCTGAATAAATGGCTGGGGTTTGATTGTTACATAATCTCACTCATTCCCAGAAAAGTCAAGAGGATGAATAGATGTCAAGAGGTGAAGTTGAAGCTGGACATCGAACCCTGGAAATCAACATTGAATCCATACCCCCTTGCAAGGATCCCCACAGTGTGATTCGTGGGGAAGGACGAAAACAAGTGGGCCGTGCCGCAACGCGCCAAGTCCGCATCCCTGAACCGTTCCGTCAGCTGCAACAGCTGCTGTCCGGATTCCAACCTCGGCTCTCTGAGTGCATCGACCGACCGCCCGGACCGACAGAAGCCATTCATTATCATGGGCGCATAGGGGGAAATGTGAAAGGAGCACCTTACGATATGCGTTTCCACCCAATAAACAAACGCCCATCTTCACTCAGCCTCGTTCAAACACCAATGCGATGAGCGATTCCAAGCCCCCcaaagacagcagcagccccagcGCAGCGGTCCCGGatgtcgctgctgctgctgcatcatcatcaacaataacaccagcaccagtaGCAATaacacccccttccaacccccaatcaGCCCACTCCTTCGCCCAAGCCCAGCAACGCCTCATTGCCCGCCGACAAGCCCGCGATGCTCAAGAAGCAGCCCGAGTAGCAGCCCAACAATCCGAATCCCAACTCCGCGCACGCATCGCCgcctcccaatcccctctcctccgacGGCTCGGCGCGTCGACACTTTCACTGTGGGATACCATCTCCAGCCGGGAGGGCACTCGCCCAGCCTTCCGCGTCGGCCAAGTAGACGCCGAACTCCTCGATGAGGAACTGGTCGAGCTGATGAAGGGACAAGTAGGGGAGGCGGTTCGGTACtacggtggtgggggaggaggaggagacaacAATATCAAACATGAGTGGGATGCCGAGATATCGCTTGCCCTGAGGGCCGTGATATTCAAGCTTACCATTTGGGATCATGACGCGACGTATGGTGCTGCGCTGCAGAATTTGAAATACACAGACGCCAGACACACGGGGAGTGTCTTGGTGCCGCCGAGCAAGTGGCAGAAGGGGTTGTATGGGTTGATGacggtgggagggagatacATGTGGTCAAAGTGGGAGAACTGGCTTAGGGAGCAGGATGGTGGTTATGATGAGCCGAGCCCGACGGTGCAGCGGCTCTCGAGCATGACGGACAGACTGTCGACGCTTCACGCCGCCGCTTCTTTTGCGTCgttcttggtcttcttgttACAAGGCCGCTACAGGACGCTTTTGGACCGGGTACTGCGCATGAGGCTCGCTCCACCTACCAGCCAGGTTAGCCGCGAGGTGTCGTTTGAGTATCTCAACCGCCAACTGGTGTGGCACGCCTTCACCGAGTTTTTGCTGTTCGTGCTGCCGCTGGTGGGAATCAACCGGTGGAGGCGCTGGCTGGCACGGACGTGGCGGAAAACCAAAAAGATTATGAGCACAACAGGTGGTGAAggcgccgaggagaagaagggtgAATTTGCCTTCTTGCCAGAACGGACATGCGCCATCTGCTACCAGGATCAGAACCAGGCAACAAACGAGAACGAACTCATGGCTGCGGCTACTTCCAAGACTGGTGTGGTCGGATCGGCGCAGACTGATGTCACGAACCCTTACGAAACTATCCCATGTGGATGCGTCTACTGCTTTGTATGCTTGGCGACAAGAATCgaaagggaggaaggggaaggttggAACTGCTTGCGGTGCGGCGAGCTCGTCAAGGAGTGCAAGCCATGGAGTGGAGATGTGTTGGAGCCCGAGTCAAAATCACCAGCTCAGAAGACGGTTGTGTTTGCAGATGATGTCAAGGATGCCTCCGACGATGAGCAGGAGAACTCGCAGGTCTTGGTCCAgcaagaagatgacgatgaatacccagaagaggaaggtgaagagggaggggaggaggaggaggaggaggaggaagagggaagtAGAAGTCTGGAAGACCTTCGGACAGAGTCAGCTAGCGAAGAATCCTCAGAACAGGAGGCTGACTCTGAGGGTGACGAATCGGAAGACtatgaggcggaggaggaggagttgggagCGGATCTTGATGAGGACTAGTATTGTAGTAAGTATAGCGTGTGTGTTGTAAATAATGATGATACCTTAAATATGGAAGTGCTAAGTTGTGAACATGATAGATCAAAAACGTTTGCGGTGGAGGatagaagaagaaaaaagtaTGGCTACAAAAAGAATCGAATCTGGGTGTCCAGAGATTTCCAAAGATTAGAATGGGAGCATTGTAGGCCAACTCACGGTCACATCCGGTAAAAGGCAGGAAATGAGTGCGTTGCTGAGCTGGCCTGCTCCGACAGTCACCGCCAGAAAGTGGGCATATAACCCAACTCATGCTCTGCTGGCCGTGCTTTCCTTTCCTTGAGACGTGGTGCCCTCACCGACAACCGTTgacctcatcatcagcagtGGCTTTCTCCACACGACTCGACCCCCACAGCAGTTGGGGAATCCCCGCAATTGGTGCAGCGTTGCCTGCCCGGAAGCGAGGAAACAGGGGGTCTGCGGTAGATAACAAGCACCCCTGCCACATCTGGGCCGCGAtaagcaccaccacagccaacagccagccagcGACCCAGGATTGGACCCCGAATCTCGCGTGACACAGGGCCAAAATTAACCAACAATTCATATGTAAAACAACAGAGGGCTGTGGTGACGGCATTCTATGGCCAAAAATATAATCCTCCAAGGTGCTACCACTCGACGCGGGCGCGCTCGTTTTTCTGTTTCTAGACACCAAAAACGCTGCGACATCGCAAACCTGCACCCAAGAAACCCCAATAAGTGGATTCTGAACAACTCATaggcccaaccaaccacccactTTACGCGCTTGTTGCGCTTCCAGTCCCTCTCCTCGACAGTTCACGATACTAATCATCAGTCTTTGCAACGAATACGACATGCCTCTGTTATGACTGTGTCAGCGTCTATACCAGCAACAAAAATAGACCCCAAAAACTTTATTATTTCACCAAGACCAAAAACCACCAAGTAGATGGGAATATCCTCCAGCaaatccccaccaccaccacccccaggcGGAGGTATAAGCGGGGCAAACTGGCATAACAGCAACCACTACCACTACAACAACTACCAAAGTAATAGTAATAACCGctacgacgacaacaacaacaaccggcGATTGCTCGGACCAAAACGACCCCGAGTAAAATCCCGGtcttccctcccaacctcccaaACACCAGTGGCCCAGCCCACTatgccctccttcttctccttcgagCAAGGATCCGAACGCACCCAAAACGTCCGCTTCTTCAACGGCGAatcctcccctctcctcggCCGGTTCCGCGCCGTTCCTCGaccaaacaccacctttGGCGGCCCTCATAGGACGAACACGGGCGGTAGCATCAGTAGTATTGGTAGCGGTCCGACAGGCGGGAGGGCGAGGCACTACCACCCGCCACGAGGAGGAGCGCAGGCTGGGATAATAAATGAGCCcgggtggaggggcagtGTTCATGTGGGCTATGGGGCTATCGTAGCTGCtgaggccgaggcggaggaggaggccggggacggggatgatgaggcggAGAGTGACTCGGATGATTCCCAGGGcccggggtggaggaggatggggaaggggaccaggaggttgaggagggtgatgagacGGATGAGGGATACGTGGGTTGATCCCAAGGCGGGAGTGGTGAGGAGGCTGGTGGACGTTTGGTGGAGCAGATGGgctgtgctggtggtgctaCCTGCTAGTTTGGCTGTGGCATGGTGCGCGATACCATTCCCGCAGTACCCCCTCCCgtgggacgacgacgacaactctGGAGTACCTGGGCAGGCCCCTAGCGGGAAGGTGCCCGGTCACGGAGCAGCAAGGGTGCAGGTCAACTTTTGGTTCTTTTTGTTTGTCTACTACAGCTTCTACAACCTGACGGCCTTGATTTGGATCACCAAGGTTTTCAACATTTACAGCCTCAACTGGTGGCCGCAGTCTCTCGGCTTTCCTGTCACTGTctccgccatcgccatcctgTCGCTTGCGGCGCCGCTACCGCTCTACCTGGTTCCTGAGGCGAGATGGCTGACGGCGCACAACACGGTGTGGATCTCGTGGACATTCTGCATCATGGCCATGCCCGTCGCTATCGCCTTTTTCATTCTCTTGACCAACGAGCGCCATCTTGGCCTCCGCCATTCTTTGTCAGAGACTCAACGCATCTTCACCTCATCCTGGTGGACGGGCGAGCGTGAAGACACCATTTCCAGGAGAGAAAGACGTCAGCGCGCTGCCCTGGACCCAAGCGCATTCGATCCTAACGCTGATCCTTCGCAAATCGGGTACAACGACGCTCGATACCAGCCCCGAGCGCGCAGGATAAGACGGCGGTGGTTACCGGCCAGCTTTGTCAGATTTGTCTGGTTCTGTCTCGCGTTGTTGATCGGCTTGCTGGCCTATGTTATTGGAGAGGCCTATGCCGAGATTTACCTCCGGACGCTGCCGCATAACAACTTGGAGACGATTGTGTATGTGTATGGCTGGATCTCGACCGTTCACCTGCTCGACGGGTTGACGGGGTGGATTTTGGGCgggcaggagggggagagggtggggagttACCCCCTGAGTTGGATTTTCAAGCTGTAAGTTTTTTGTTGCGCTCCATCCAAttttcttttatttttttattttttttgtggTTGCGTGATACTGatacttttttctttttggctgTAAAAAGATACTTTATGCTCACGTACCAAACCTACGTCCGCGCCCTATACGCCCGCCTCCGCGATCCCAAACAGTTCATGTACCTCCAGATCCTGTCATCAACCAGCCTCAT
It encodes the following:
- a CDS encoding uncharacterized protein (EggNog:ENOG503NTX7; COG:U; COG:Y; BUSCO:EOG09260DUW) translates to MPRYLSLGCPPPPSFDLPRHLERFSSIPKSQNISTIEQTRRTMSFAIEVPGEATPFTPVELCRTLEAASISTDQAQRQSAGQQIQAWESHPDYYVTLQTIFLDKSLRREVRWLAIIVLKNGIDKYWRPRAKHAIPPPQKELIRSRLLQGSVDEEDRQLALHNALVTAKIVRIDYPDSWPDAIANIINVTRTARGGNPMHLGGSLLVMLRIVKELSTARLARSQTALQKVTPDLVQLLGEIYTEKTAYWQEFLMKGRGDEDDADYAMQNSLIALKILRRLVTVGYKEPHKDNMVQGLWSLSQTQFDQFLHGVSHESWIPIPYQDLVGKHLIQFTKLHIDMANLHPCSFPILPNSIPLVRAYWNLVKDFSQVFEKSGGIKQTESTTGNTKHEGPLAEKLALKGLLLLRSCIGIAYRPAQTFKFQTPEMKELETQAIHVIKVELLNRDLLLDIVQVIISKLFIFRKSDLDAWEESPEEWEAQERTEGQAYEWAIRPCAERLLIDLLTHYRELGQPLLSYCELATKVDMDIVTKEAAYCALGCAAAVVHHNFDFDRFLTTTLVKDAQVQDTMAKVLRRRIAILLSQWITIKISEANRKVVFEIYRHLLNPADDHNDEVVRITAARQFKYIADDFEFKSEPFLQYAPDFFELLIGLLSTVESDETKLAVLDTIRLIVSRMEEHVSQFGDTIMMTLPKLWESVGSEEYMIKQSVLAIMTALVMSMRADSQRYQPLILPLLAEAMNPDSPLHLHLIEESVELWRSLLMQSVPPLNPELTQMVQLALPLLEYDSAVSNQCLEIVKSYISLAPQDLLSDALRRPALAALVKTVDANSLDQAQLGAKSIELMIRFSEEFGGSQGVTVIVQDLLEIGLVHTMLEGLHSAWESSQTTGPNRKPSKISTLKESDYYALFARVCVADPTVFINLLSRFTNGGPIDTVLSWLMTQWFANFDTMGDVEREKLSCLALTRLVELPSPMQELVLGKLQDYLSMWTHIVTELADDTAEQQGGAEGPQDSLVWGEMPSFEYDTPLDIHERTFAHKDPVHSVATYGFVKVRLQDLVQRLGGEGVFEQQWAVNVDREVLMGFQRLSQGGVAGPK
- a CDS encoding uncharacterized protein (EggNog:ENOG503NWD7; COG:I); the protein is MATDTEEATMTKWKLPTAINRSVGILGAGVLGRRIGACWASAGYKVNIRDPDTQQTNGALQYIKNEMWRYKPTVSPDKISVHGFQDLKPAVEDSWLVIECVPEKLDLKMNAFADLEKVVRPDTILGTNSSSYKSREIAAKVKPDTAKRMLNMHYYIPPDIRVVELMTSGSTHEDIFPFLEEHLKRSGMLPVMAHRESTGFLLNRVWAAIKRECLMVLSEGVASPAELDMVWNEMFVKTGVPPCELMDSVGLDTVSLIEQHYIQERNLHDPGVIAFLQKYIQEGRLGAKCSKGGLYPPGYTTKTAGQQQTPYDNLHAPTLYILDLGLNNAPEEVYQRGRILVGSADGQTPLRTIVDHQPMPDGIALCPSEGKIIWGNMGVPNKNDGSIMSCNLDGSDIKVIIPSGTVHTPKQIAVDDDCSKMYFSDREGMRVFRCNIDGSGLEVLIRNGDWATGFDDQTKWCVGLGLAPLEGKFYWTQKGPSKGSKGRIFRANIHTPPGHDASTRTDIECLFRGLPEPIDIEIDEEGKFMYWTDRGELPRGNSLNRAERGPDGQYTDHKILARNLHEAIGITLDRKNRHIYATDLGGAVYRFNMDGTGRRKFYEDEGSFAGIALCDK
- the PEX2 gene encoding peroxisome assembly protein (Peroxin-2) (EggNog:ENOG503NXSS; COG:O), whose translation is MSDSKPPKDSSSPSAAVPDVAAAAASSSTITPAPVAITPPSNPQSAHSFAQAQQRLIARRQARDAQEAARVAAQQSESQLRARIAASQSPLLRRLGASTLSLWDTISSREGTRPAFRVGQVDAELLDEELVELMKGQVGEAVRYYGGGGGGGDNNIKHEWDAEISLALRAVIFKLTIWDHDATYGAALQNLKYTDARHTGSVLVPPSKWQKGLYGLMTVGGRYMWSKWENWLREQDGGYDEPSPTVQRLSSMTDRLSTLHAAASFASFLVFLLQGRYRTLLDRVLRMRLAPPTSQVSREVSFEYLNRQLVWHAFTEFLLFVLPLVGINRWRRWLARTWRKTKKIMSTTGGEGAEEKKGEFAFLPERTCAICYQDQNQATNENELMAAATSKTGVVGSAQTDVTNPYETIPCGCVYCFVCLATRIEREEGEGWNCLRCGELVKECKPWSGDVLEPESKSPAQKTVVFADDVKDASDDEQENSQVLVQQEDDDEYPEEEGEEGGEEEEEEEEEGSRSLEDLRTESASEESSEQEADSEGDESEDYEAEEEELGADLDED
- a CDS encoding uncharacterized protein (COG:S; EggNog:ENOG503NYJ7); this encodes MGISSSKSPPPPPPGGGISGANWHNSNHYHYNNYQSNSNNRYDDNNNNRRLLGPKRPRVKSRSSLPTSQTPVAQPTMPSFFSFEQGSERTQNVRFFNGESSPLLGRFRAVPRPNTTFGGPHRTNTGGSISSIGSGPTGGRARHYHPPRGGAQAGIINEPGWRGSVHVGYGAIVAAEAEAEEEAGDGDDEAESDSDDSQGPGWRRMGKGTRRLRRVMRRMRDTWVDPKAGVVRRLVDVWWSRWAVLVVLPASLAVAWCAIPFPQYPLPWDDDDNSGVPGQAPSGKVPGHGAARVQVNFWFFLFVYYSFYNLTALIWITKVFNIYSLNWWPQSLGFPVTVSAIAILSLAAPLPLYLVPEARWLTAHNTVWISWTFCIMAMPVAIAFFILLTNERHLGLRHSLSETQRIFTSSWWTGEREDTISRRERRQRAALDPSAFDPNADPSQIGYNDARYQPRARRIRRRWLPASFVRFVWFCLALLIGLLAYVIGEAYAEIYLRTLPHNNLETIVYVYGWISTVHLLDGLTGWILGGQEGERVGSYPLSWIFKLYFMLTYQTYVRALYARLRDPKQFMYLQILSSTSLIVVTPILMSRSVHWVFSILGLNGQSYGSYQKICIRNVFIRFMAENASMLAFLGSVVVLHFGANKDVYPYFSFDGADETEQYTFNLTFKASSITWACELAASFVVAGLIRLIYGVSVVVEGKLDFAVWPELLPTAVAVTLHVLQNMLFSIVRLQFR